From the genome of Prevotella herbatica, one region includes:
- the folD gene encoding bifunctional methylenetetrahydrofolate dehydrogenase/methenyltetrahydrofolate cyclohydrolase FolD, whose amino-acid sequence MQLIDGKATAAAIKAEIAEEVKEILATGGKQPHLAAVLVGHDGGSETYVKNKVIACEQCGFKSTLIRYEDDVTEEELLLCVDRLNKDSDVDGFIVQLPLPKHIDEQKIIMAVDYRKDVDGFHPINVGRMAIGLPCFISATPLGIITLLKHYGIETSGKKCVVLGRSNIVGKPMAQLMMQKNFGDATVTVCHSHSKDLKKECFEADIIIAAIGRPNFVTADMVKDGAVIVDVGTTRVPDATRKSGFRLNGDVKFDEVAQKCSFITPVPGGVGPMTICSLMKNTLAAGKKEYYK is encoded by the coding sequence ATGCAATTAATCGATGGAAAGGCTACAGCTGCAGCTATCAAGGCTGAAATAGCTGAAGAGGTAAAAGAAATTCTAGCGACAGGTGGTAAACAACCACATTTAGCTGCTGTTTTGGTTGGTCATGATGGTGGCTCTGAAACTTATGTCAAGAACAAAGTCATTGCATGTGAACAATGTGGATTTAAGTCAACTCTAATTCGTTATGAGGATGATGTCACAGAGGAAGAACTACTTTTATGCGTTGATCGATTGAATAAGGATTCTGATGTTGACGGTTTTATCGTTCAATTGCCTTTGCCAAAGCATATTGATGAACAAAAAATTATCATGGCTGTTGACTATCGTAAAGATGTAGATGGCTTTCATCCTATTAACGTTGGAAGAATGGCAATTGGTCTACCTTGTTTTATATCTGCAACTCCGTTGGGTATAATAACATTGCTAAAACATTATGGTATAGAAACAAGTGGAAAAAAATGTGTGGTGTTAGGAAGAAGTAATATTGTTGGTAAGCCGATGGCTCAATTAATGATGCAGAAAAATTTTGGTGATGCTACGGTTACAGTTTGCCATAGTCATTCTAAAGATTTAAAGAAGGAATGCTTCGAGGCTGACATAATAATAGCAGCAATTGGTAGACCAAATTTTGTTACGGCTGATATGGTAAAAGATGGTGCTGTAATAGTTGATGTTGGTACAACACGTGTTCCTGATGCTACGCGAAAGAGTGGATTCAGACTTAATGGTGACGTAAAGTTTGATGAAGTTGCTCAAAAATGTTCTTTTATAACTCCTGTTCCTGGAGGCGTTGGTCCTATGACAATTTGTTCTCTAATGAAGAATACATTGGCAGCAGGTAAAAAAGAATATTATAAATGA
- the cobC gene encoding alpha-ribazole phosphatase has product MKVTLIRHTKVGVPKGTCYGWSDIPVAGTFMEEASITKEKLEHLKPFDIIYSSPLTRARKLAAACGYSNPILEDRLKEMNMGDWEMRLYDDIANEDPHIFDWYDDYMHLEATGGESFPILYQRVADFLDELKDKPYKNVAIFAHGGVLVCAGIYGKLFEKENAFENLVDYGGIETIEI; this is encoded by the coding sequence ATGAAAGTTACACTTATCAGACACACAAAAGTTGGAGTACCCAAGGGGACATGTTATGGTTGGAGTGATATTCCTGTGGCAGGAACTTTCATGGAAGAAGCTTCTATAACAAAAGAAAAATTAGAGCATTTAAAACCTTTTGATATCATTTATTCTTCCCCACTTACGAGAGCACGCAAGTTAGCTGCAGCATGTGGCTATTCAAATCCAATACTAGAAGATAGACTTAAAGAAATGAATATGGGTGATTGGGAAATGCGCTTATATGATGATATAGCTAATGAGGATCCACATATATTTGATTGGTATGACGACTATATGCACTTGGAAGCAACCGGAGGTGAGAGTTTTCCTATATTATATCAACGCGTTGCTGATTTTCTTGACGAATTAAAAGACAAGCCATATAAAAATGTTGCGATATTTGCCCATGGGGGTGTTTTGGTATGTGCAGGAATATATGGGAAATTATTTGAAAAAGAAAATGCCTTCGAAAATCTTGTAGATTACGGAGGCATTGAAACTATAGAGATTTAA
- a CDS encoding alpha-L-arabinofuranosidase C-terminal domain-containing protein, with product MKKLNILLISLVLQLSAMAQNVEPEYTISGKDSTCQIFIYSPGEKDGLHLAYLGEKGKWNDVGQLCSSDYGQWGAEKKMHNPFVIKAKDGTWRAVWGVNNTAPIFAAAYSEDLITWRPQDYPLVAECGVHNPIVYQMDDGGFDIYLKTVKGKRYVHASEDFRHFEEDSVESEADDVLWQMDRDSVNGKSYLGNEFEIPALHLNYIRNWFTTLDKDNLKYSEKMADDGKHFPNIGDSINATIDIDFTKTKKISNKLIGVFFEDINYAADGGLYAELLKNRDFEYTDKDHVGWNASTGWKSDQPIVISTEKPLSKNNQHYAIINKSSLINSGWDNIISSKGNDFDFSMFARCIDGRKNQLIISLVDSLGNSIAEGKIKIEGNEWIKYNLNLKLDTKKHQEYLNKLHDLALIITGKNQGQIAVDMISLFPHQTFKGHGMRIDLAQTIANLKPKFVRFPGGCMLHGDGIDNIYNWKETIGPLQDRKPERNIWNYHQSRGLGYYEYFQFCEDIGAEPLPVMAAGVPCQNSSANTKGIGGQQCGIPMDKMPEYIQDVLDMIEWANGDPATSKWAKMRQEAGHPSPFNLKMIGIGNEDLISTVFEERYLMICKAVKAKYPNIEVVGTVGPFHNPSSDYVEGWKFANQNKKYIDAVDEHYYESTGWFLHNTDYYDSYDKNAPKVYLGEYASHTRTMESALAEAIYLCNVERNADVVEMTSYAPLLCNDKHKNWNPDLIYFDETNIVTTPSYETQALFSNFSGDKYISSKINIEEKYAYRVASSVVRDETKGKTYLKLVNALPTKVCLKVNGMNLSSNTKYVMFGGSPESKTTERISNDTNNTSSALVIGNNIIQLPAYSVVGIEL from the coding sequence ATGAAGAAGTTAAATATACTTTTAATCTCGCTCGTACTTCAATTAAGTGCTATGGCGCAGAATGTAGAACCAGAATATACGATATCTGGTAAAGATTCAACATGTCAGATATTTATTTATTCTCCAGGAGAAAAAGATGGATTGCATCTGGCTTATCTCGGAGAAAAAGGAAAGTGGAATGATGTCGGACAGTTGTGTTCTTCTGATTATGGTCAATGGGGTGCAGAGAAAAAGATGCATAATCCTTTTGTAATTAAGGCAAAAGATGGAACTTGGCGTGCTGTTTGGGGAGTGAATAACACTGCTCCTATTTTTGCTGCTGCATATTCTGAGGATTTGATAACATGGCGCCCGCAAGACTATCCTTTAGTTGCTGAATGTGGAGTTCATAATCCTATTGTTTATCAAATGGATGATGGTGGTTTTGATATTTATCTTAAAACCGTAAAAGGTAAGAGATATGTTCATGCTTCTGAAGATTTCAGACATTTTGAGGAAGATTCTGTTGAATCGGAGGCTGATGATGTCTTATGGCAAATGGATAGAGATTCTGTAAACGGAAAGTCGTATTTAGGGAATGAATTTGAAATACCAGCATTGCACCTTAATTATATCAGAAATTGGTTTACTACTTTGGATAAGGACAACCTAAAGTATAGTGAGAAAATGGCTGATGATGGGAAACATTTTCCAAATATAGGTGATAGTATAAATGCAACTATTGACATTGATTTTACAAAAACTAAGAAAATAAGCAATAAGTTGATCGGAGTGTTCTTTGAAGATATTAATTACGCTGCCGACGGTGGGTTGTATGCAGAACTTTTAAAAAATAGAGATTTTGAATATACTGATAAAGATCATGTTGGATGGAATGCTTCGACAGGTTGGAAATCAGATCAACCAATAGTTATATCTACAGAAAAGCCTTTAAGTAAGAATAATCAGCATTATGCAATAATAAACAAGAGTTCACTTATTAATTCTGGATGGGATAATATAATCTCGTCTAAAGGAAATGATTTTGATTTCTCTATGTTTGCACGTTGTATTGATGGTCGTAAAAATCAATTAATAATTTCTCTTGTTGATTCTTTGGGAAATTCTATTGCCGAAGGAAAAATAAAAATAGAAGGTAATGAATGGATTAAGTATAACTTGAATTTAAAATTAGATACGAAAAAGCATCAAGAATATCTTAATAAACTTCATGATCTTGCTTTAATTATAACAGGTAAGAACCAAGGACAGATAGCTGTAGATATGATTTCTTTATTCCCTCATCAAACTTTCAAAGGCCATGGAATGAGAATTGACTTAGCTCAGACAATAGCAAATCTTAAACCAAAATTTGTTCGTTTCCCTGGCGGATGTATGTTACATGGTGATGGGATAGACAATATATATAATTGGAAAGAGACTATCGGACCTTTACAAGATAGAAAGCCTGAAAGAAATATCTGGAATTATCATCAGTCTAGAGGATTGGGATACTACGAATATTTCCAGTTCTGTGAAGATATAGGAGCAGAACCTTTACCTGTTATGGCAGCGGGAGTTCCTTGTCAGAATTCTTCTGCTAACACAAAAGGTATAGGAGGTCAACAATGTGGTATTCCTATGGATAAGATGCCTGAATATATACAGGATGTACTAGATATGATAGAATGGGCTAATGGCGATCCTGCTACTTCAAAATGGGCAAAGATGCGCCAAGAAGCTGGTCATCCGTCTCCATTCAATTTAAAAATGATCGGTATTGGCAATGAAGATTTAATATCAACAGTTTTCGAGGAAAGATATTTGATGATATGTAAAGCTGTTAAAGCTAAATATCCAAATATTGAGGTCGTTGGTACTGTTGGTCCTTTTCACAATCCGTCGTCAGATTATGTTGAGGGTTGGAAGTTTGCTAATCAAAATAAGAAATATATTGACGCTGTCGATGAACATTATTATGAATCTACAGGTTGGTTCTTGCATAATACTGATTATTATGATAGTTATGATAAAAATGCTCCAAAGGTATATCTTGGTGAATATGCATCACATACAAGAACTATGGAATCAGCATTAGCTGAAGCGATATATCTTTGCAATGTAGAGCGCAATGCAGATGTTGTTGAAATGACGAGTTATGCTCCGCTGCTATGTAATGATAAGCATAAAAATTGGAATCCTGATCTTATTTATTTTGATGAAACAAATATTGTTACTACCCCGAGCTATGAAACTCAGGCTTTGTTTTCAAATTTCTCTGGTGATAAGTATATTAGCTCAAAGATAAATATTGAAGAAAAGTATGCTTATCGTGTAGCTTCAAGTGTAGTGAGAGACGAAACTAAAGGTAAGACATATCTTAAGCTTGTTAACGCATTACCTACAAAGGTTTGTCTTAAAGTTAATGGCATGAATCTTTCTTCAAATACAAAATATGTGATGTTTGGAGGAAGTCCAGAAAGTAAGACAACAGAGCGAATATCAAATGATACTAATAATACAAGTTCTGCATTAGTAATAGGTAATAATATAATCCAACTCCCAGCTTATTCTGTTGTTGGAATAGAACTATAG
- a CDS encoding bifunctional adenosylcobinamide kinase/adenosylcobinamide-phosphate guanylyltransferase, protein MKRIILITGGQRSGKSVYAEKLAISLSPTPIYIATAHIWDEEFMLRVKKHQERRGSNWTNIEEEKFLSRHYIYNKVCVIDCITLWCTNFFYDKNREDNNQPSVDESLKAVKDEFDKFTNQDATFIFVTNEIGSGGVSDNQIQRRFTDLEGWMNQYVASKADEVILMVSGIPVKIK, encoded by the coding sequence ATGAAAAGAATAATCTTAATAACAGGTGGACAGCGTTCCGGCAAAAGTGTCTATGCCGAAAAATTAGCTATTAGCCTTAGCCCAACCCCTATATATATAGCCACAGCACATATTTGGGATGAAGAGTTTATGTTAAGAGTTAAGAAGCATCAAGAAAGACGAGGTTCTAACTGGACAAATATTGAAGAAGAGAAATTTCTTTCACGCCATTACATATATAATAAGGTGTGTGTAATTGATTGCATAACATTATGGTGTACTAATTTTTTTTATGACAAAAATCGTGAAGATAATAATCAACCTAGCGTTGATGAATCTTTAAAAGCAGTCAAAGATGAATTTGATAAATTCACAAATCAAGATGCAACTTTTATATTCGTAACTAATGAAATAGGCAGCGGTGGCGTTAGTGATAATCAAATACAAAGACGATTCACCGATTTGGAAGGTTGGATGAACCAATATGTGGCAAGTAAAGCAGATGAAGTTATACTTATGGTTTCAGGTATCCCAGTCAAAATTAAATAA
- the cobT gene encoding nicotinate-nucleotide--dimethylbenzimidazole phosphoribosyltransferase translates to MKRVFNIQSPCLDIKQNIQDKIDNLNKPKGSLGMLEDLALQICLIQQTLSPKLSHPCHILFGGDHGIEREGVSVSPRNVTWQQMINFTRGGGGVNMFCNQHGFELKIIDIGVDYDLSDNPKIINRKIANGTKNFLYEAAITEEQFWNAIDIGAEMTDLCISEGCNVISIGEMGIANTSPSSIWMSIFGDIPLIECIGAGAGLSDDGIKHKYEILKTAIEKFNHNNHDIIDTIRYFGGFEMVGAIGSMLRAAEKHMIILVDGFIMSACMLAASKLYPEILRYAIFGHCGDELGHRKMLNMLNAKPLLSLGLRLGEGTGALCAYPIIESAVNMINEMNNFNNAHITKYF, encoded by the coding sequence ATGAAAAGAGTTTTTAACATACAATCTCCTTGCTTGGATATAAAACAAAACATTCAAGACAAGATCGACAATTTAAACAAGCCAAAAGGGTCTTTAGGAATGCTTGAAGATTTAGCATTGCAAATTTGTCTGATTCAGCAAACGCTATCACCAAAATTGTCACATCCTTGCCACATTCTTTTCGGTGGTGATCATGGAATTGAAAGAGAGGGCGTTTCTGTTTCTCCACGCAATGTGACTTGGCAACAAATGATAAACTTCACAAGAGGCGGAGGTGGTGTTAATATGTTTTGCAATCAACACGGATTTGAATTAAAAATTATTGATATTGGAGTTGATTATGACTTATCTGACAATCCTAAAATAATCAATCGCAAAATAGCAAATGGCACAAAAAATTTTCTATATGAAGCCGCAATCACAGAAGAACAATTCTGGAATGCTATTGACATTGGTGCTGAGATGACGGATCTATGTATCTCTGAGGGATGTAATGTTATTAGCATTGGAGAAATGGGTATTGCAAATACCAGTCCATCAAGTATTTGGATGAGTATTTTCGGCGATATTCCTCTTATAGAATGTATCGGTGCTGGAGCAGGTTTATCTGATGACGGTATAAAGCATAAATATGAGATTTTAAAAACTGCTATAGAAAAATTCAACCATAATAATCACGACATAATTGATACAATTAGATATTTTGGCGGTTTCGAAATGGTTGGTGCTATAGGAAGTATGCTAAGAGCAGCAGAGAAGCACATGATAATACTTGTAGACGGTTTCATTATGTCGGCATGCATGCTAGCAGCAAGCAAATTATATCCTGAAATATTAAGATATGCTATTTTTGGGCACTGCGGAGATGAATTAGGACATCGTAAAATGCTAAATATGCTCAATGCTAAGCCACTATTATCACTTGGATTGAGACTCGGAGAAGGCACAGGAGCACTTTGTGCCTACCCAATAATAGAATCAGCTGTTAATATGATAAACGAGATGAATAATTTTAATAATGCACATATAACTAAATATTTTTAA
- a CDS encoding OmpA family protein has protein sequence MKKFVLLFTAAILAVSASAQTVEESKTFDNIYVGINGGFATKTTGHAWMKGLDPNFGVRIGRNFTPVLGAAIESNAYFSNKPWNSTGTVVRYLNTSLLGTVNLSNWFGGYLGQPRPFEVSVVAGIGWGHLFGNSIEYDKAGAINNLTSKVALDFAFNLGADKAWQIYIEPAIMYGLNDKSNTPYNLGNDGTKFDINHSFVQLNAGVVYKFKNSNGTHNFKIAQLRDQSEIDGLNSQISDLRNELAKKPKEVIKEVIKEVPAEAVACPMFVTFAQGKADLTKDAKKALDNIANGATVEIIGTASPEGSAKVNKKVSQIRANNVAKYLKSKGVIVKDAVGKGVQGVTSNRLAVIYVK, from the coding sequence ATGAAAAAGTTCGTTTTATTGTTCACTGCTGCTATTTTAGCAGTTTCTGCTTCTGCACAAACCGTAGAAGAGAGTAAAACATTTGACAACATTTATGTAGGTATAAATGGTGGTTTTGCAACAAAGACAACTGGTCACGCTTGGATGAAGGGTCTTGATCCTAATTTTGGTGTGCGTATTGGTCGTAATTTTACTCCTGTTTTGGGTGCTGCAATCGAAAGCAATGCTTATTTCTCAAATAAACCTTGGAATTCTACTGGTACTGTTGTTCGCTACCTTAACACAAGCCTTCTTGGTACTGTTAATTTGAGCAACTGGTTCGGTGGTTATCTTGGTCAACCACGCCCATTTGAGGTTAGTGTTGTTGCTGGTATCGGTTGGGGACACCTTTTTGGAAATTCAATTGAGTATGATAAAGCTGGAGCTATTAACAACCTTACTTCTAAGGTAGCTCTTGATTTTGCTTTCAACCTCGGTGCTGACAAGGCATGGCAGATTTATATTGAACCAGCTATTATGTATGGTCTTAATGATAAGTCTAACACTCCTTACAATCTTGGAAATGATGGTACAAAGTTTGATATTAACCACAGTTTCGTTCAGTTGAACGCAGGTGTTGTTTACAAGTTTAAGAACTCTAATGGAACACACAACTTTAAGATTGCTCAGCTTCGTGATCAGAGCGAAATCGATGGTTTGAATTCTCAAATCAGTGATCTTCGTAATGAACTTGCTAAGAAACCTAAGGAAGTTATCAAGGAAGTTATTAAGGAAGTTCCTGCAGAGGCTGTTGCTTGTCCAATGTTTGTAACATTTGCTCAGGGTAAGGCTGATCTTACTAAGGATGCGAAGAAGGCTCTTGATAATATCGCAAATGGTGCTACCGTTGAGATTATTGGTACTGCTTCTCCTGAAGGTTCTGCAAAGGTAAATAAGAAGGTTTCACAGATTCGTGCTAACAATGTAGCAAAGTATTTGAAATCTAAAGGTGTTATTGTAAAAGATGCAGTTGGTAAGGGTGTACAGGGTGTAACATCTAACCGTCTTGCTGTAATTTACGTTAAGTAA
- the ilvD gene encoding dihydroxy-acid dehydratase has protein sequence MKHQLRSAVCTEGRRMAGARALWVAAGMKHEQFGKPIIAIVNSFTQFVPGHTHLHEIGQIVKKEIESMGCYAAEFNTIAIDDGIAMGHDGMLYSLPSRDIIADSVEYMVNAHKADAMICISNCDKVTPGMLMASMRLNIPTIFCSGGPMEAGRWKNENADLITAMVKGADPSVSDEEMKQIESCACPGCGSCSGMFTANSMNSLTEAIGLALPGNGTILATHKNRIQLFKDAARQIVKNAFAYYEDGDDRVLPRNIATRNAFLNAMALDIAMGGSTNTVLHLLAVAQEAEADFKIKDIDELSRKVPCLCMLAPNTQKYSVQECNRAGGILGIMNELNKAGLLHADTNRVDGMTLNSALAKYAITGETVNPDADRIYHSAPGNKFSTQMGSQDEKWDSLDTDRSNGCIRDFEHAYTKDGGLGVLFGNIAQDGCVVKTAGVDKSLWKFSGPAVVFDSQEDACEGILAGKVKKGDCVVITHEGPKGGPGMQEMLYPTSYIKSMHMGKECALITDGRFSGGTSGLSIGHISPEAAAGGNIGKIKDGDIIEIDIPNRSINVKLSDEELSARKQQPLKRNRVVSKALRAYAQSVSSADKGGVRMID, from the coding sequence ATGAAACATCAATTAAGAAGTGCTGTCTGTACTGAAGGCAGAAGAATGGCAGGAGCCAGAGCTTTATGGGTCGCTGCTGGTATGAAGCATGAACAATTTGGTAAACCAATTATAGCGATAGTCAATAGTTTTACTCAATTTGTTCCTGGACATACACATCTTCACGAAATAGGTCAGATAGTCAAAAAAGAAATAGAAAGCATGGGGTGTTATGCTGCAGAGTTTAATACTATCGCTATTGATGATGGTATTGCTATGGGACATGATGGAATGCTTTATTCATTGCCTTCACGAGATATAATTGCTGACTCTGTTGAGTATATGGTTAATGCTCATAAGGCAGATGCTATGATATGTATATCAAACTGTGATAAAGTCACTCCAGGTATGCTTATGGCTTCTATGAGACTTAATATCCCGACCATTTTTTGCTCCGGTGGTCCAATGGAGGCTGGTCGTTGGAAAAACGAGAATGCCGACCTTATTACAGCTATGGTTAAGGGAGCCGACCCATCCGTCAGTGATGAGGAAATGAAGCAGATTGAGAGTTGTGCATGTCCTGGTTGTGGCAGTTGTTCTGGTATGTTTACAGCTAATTCAATGAATTCTCTTACAGAAGCTATTGGTTTAGCTCTTCCTGGAAATGGAACTATTTTAGCAACACATAAGAATAGAATTCAATTATTTAAAGATGCTGCTCGCCAGATTGTAAAGAATGCCTTTGCGTATTATGAAGATGGAGATGATCGTGTTTTACCGCGCAATATAGCTACACGAAATGCTTTCCTGAATGCAATGGCGCTTGATATTGCAATGGGTGGAAGTACAAATACAGTTCTTCATCTTCTAGCTGTTGCACAGGAAGCTGAAGCTGATTTTAAAATTAAGGACATTGACGAGTTAAGTCGTAAGGTGCCTTGTTTGTGTATGCTGGCTCCAAATACTCAGAAATATAGCGTTCAAGAGTGCAATAGAGCTGGTGGAATACTTGGTATAATGAACGAACTTAATAAGGCAGGATTGTTGCATGCTGACACAAATAGAGTAGATGGTATGACTCTTAATTCTGCTCTTGCCAAGTATGCAATCACTGGTGAAACTGTAAATCCTGATGCTGATAGAATTTATCATAGTGCCCCTGGAAATAAATTTTCTACTCAAATGGGTAGTCAGGATGAAAAATGGGATAGTCTTGATACAGATCGTTCAAATGGATGTATAAGGGATTTTGAACATGCTTATACTAAAGATGGAGGTCTTGGCGTGCTTTTTGGTAATATAGCACAAGATGGCTGTGTTGTTAAAACTGCTGGAGTTGATAAATCTCTTTGGAAGTTTTCTGGACCAGCTGTTGTCTTCGATAGTCAAGAAGATGCTTGTGAAGGAATCCTTGCAGGTAAAGTCAAGAAAGGTGATTGCGTTGTTATCACTCATGAAGGACCAAAGGGAGGACCTGGTATGCAAGAAATGCTTTATCCAACTTCGTATATTAAGAGTATGCATATGGGTAAGGAATGTGCATTGATTACAGATGGACGTTTTTCAGGTGGAACTTCTGGATTAAGTATAGGACATATTTCTCCTGAGGCTGCTGCTGGCGGTAATATCGGTAAGATAAAAGATGGTGATATTATAGAAATAGATATTCCAAACCGTAGTATAAACGTAAAACTAAGTGATGAGGAATTGTCTGCACGTAAACAACAACCTTTAAAGCGTAACAGAGTTGTTAGTAAAGCTTTAAGAGCTTATGCACAAAGTGTGAGTTCTGCAGATAAAGGTGGCGTAAGGATGATTGATTGA
- a CDS encoding adenosylcobinamide-GDP ribazoletransferase, whose product MLVSIEKDRKLYDRIWAALIFFTRLPFWRIHQPPKEAYETVVEFWPLVGWITAPIMAVILFFGPRFMPYDLAIILAILSRIAITGALHEDGLTDFIDGFGGGGNDRNRILDIMKDSKIGTYGVLGITIYLFTFYKCLSLCSPMNAAIMVIAADPFCKMLTSQIIQMMPYARTAETAKNGVVYKKFNIRGGILLMLQGGIPISIIWYFFGLSYICITVPGIVLYFLYLFVWKRIHGYTGDCCGAIFLMTELSFYITFIITHYNYFTN is encoded by the coding sequence ATGCTTGTTTCAATAGAAAAAGACAGAAAATTATATGATCGTATCTGGGCTGCACTGATATTCTTTACAAGATTACCATTCTGGAGAATACATCAACCACCCAAAGAAGCTTATGAAACCGTTGTTGAATTTTGGCCTCTTGTTGGGTGGATTACAGCACCAATAATGGCTGTTATATTATTTTTCGGACCAAGATTCATGCCATACGATCTAGCTATAATATTAGCTATTCTATCACGAATAGCGATAACAGGAGCTTTACATGAAGATGGGCTAACCGACTTTATTGATGGTTTTGGTGGTGGTGGTAATGACAGAAATAGAATTCTCGACATTATGAAAGACAGTAAGATTGGGACATACGGTGTACTTGGAATTACAATTTATCTCTTTACATTTTATAAATGTCTATCTCTATGTTCACCTATGAATGCAGCAATAATGGTAATTGCAGCTGACCCTTTCTGTAAAATGCTAACATCCCAGATCATCCAAATGATGCCATACGCTCGGACTGCAGAAACTGCAAAAAATGGTGTCGTATATAAGAAATTCAACATACGAGGAGGTATACTATTAATGCTACAAGGAGGAATCCCTATTTCTATTATCTGGTACTTTTTCGGTTTATCTTATATATGTATTACAGTCCCAGGAATTGTATTGTATTTTCTATATCTATTTGTATGGAAGCGCATACATGGTTATACAGGAGACTGTTGTGGAGCAATATTTCTAATGACGGAATTAAGCTTCTACATAACTTTTATTATTACTCACTATAATTATTTCACAAATTAA